One Cryptomeria japonica chromosome 9, Sugi_1.0, whole genome shotgun sequence genomic window carries:
- the LOC131048553 gene encoding uncharacterized protein LOC131048553 isoform X1 codes for MGKGSKFGIVMFSLVIGAVIIILNNAYGGNKEALMEGFRDMSEKLGIWAMPVYVLIHTVTLSLCLPYAVFFEAGAAILFGFFPGVVCVFTAKILGASLSFWIGRALFASSSSAMAWVQRNKYFHILNKGVARDGWKFVLLARFSPAPSYVINYALAAMDVRFFVDFLIPTIVGCLPMILQNASIGSLTSAAVVSDRKSKKQLSSYLFPLLGIASSVLISLRIKKYSSEHAILDDSSHVCNSPNNQTANENTSDSFITYSLESEDVKSGLRKRVPLCSTS; via the exons ATGGGGAAGGGAAGCAAATTTGGGATTGTGATGTTCAGTTTGGTGATAGGAGCTGTGATAATTATTTTGAACAATGCCTATGGAGGGAACAAGGAAGCTTTGATGGAGGGATTTCGTGATATGTCCGAGAAATTGGGAATATGGGCGATGCCTGTCTATGTTCTAATTCACACGGTTACACTTTCTCTGTGTTTGCCATATGCAGTGTTTTTTGAAGCAGGAGCTGccattttgtttggattttttccgGGGGTGGTCTGTGTTTTCACAGCGAAGATATTGGGGGCTTCCCTGTCCTTCTGGATCGGAAG GGCATTGTTTGCGAGTTCAAGCTCAGCAATGGCTTGGGTGCAGAGGAACAAGTATTTCCACATTCTTAATAAGGGAGTTGCTCGAGATGGGTGGAAATTTGTTTTGCTTGCACGGTTTTCTCCTGCCCCCTCATATGTGATCAATTATGCATTAGCTGCTATGGATGTTAGATTTTTTGTAGATTTTCTCATTCCAACAATTGTTGGATGCCTTCCAATGATTTTACAAAATGCTTCCATTGGTAGTCTGACTAGTGCAGCTGTAGTATCAGACCGTAAGTCAAAGAAACAGCTTTCTTCTTACCTGTTTCCTCTCCTTGGTATTGCATCTAGCGTATTGATATCTTTGCGGATCAAGAAATATTCTTCAGAACATGCCATCCTCGATGATTCATCTCATGTTTGTAATTCCCCAAACAATCAGACAGCAAATGAAAATACAAGTGATTCATTCATAACTTATTCTTTGGAATCTGAGGATGTGAAAAGTGGACTCAGAAAAAGAGTTCCATTGTGCTCAACCAGTTAG
- the LOC131048553 gene encoding uncharacterized protein LOC131048553 isoform X2 has translation MGKGSKFGIVMFSLVIGAVIIILNNAYGGNKEALMEGFRDMSEKLGIWAMPVYVLIHTVTLSLCLPYAVFFEAGAAILFGFFPGVVCVFTAKILGASLSFWIGRALFASSSSAMAWVQRNKYFHILNKGVARDGWKFVLLARVLISLRIKKYSSEHAILDDSSHVCNSPNNQTANENTSDSFITYSLESEDVKSGLRKRVPLCSTS, from the exons ATGGGGAAGGGAAGCAAATTTGGGATTGTGATGTTCAGTTTGGTGATAGGAGCTGTGATAATTATTTTGAACAATGCCTATGGAGGGAACAAGGAAGCTTTGATGGAGGGATTTCGTGATATGTCCGAGAAATTGGGAATATGGGCGATGCCTGTCTATGTTCTAATTCACACGGTTACACTTTCTCTGTGTTTGCCATATGCAGTGTTTTTTGAAGCAGGAGCTGccattttgtttggattttttccgGGGGTGGTCTGTGTTTTCACAGCGAAGATATTGGGGGCTTCCCTGTCCTTCTGGATCGGAAG GGCATTGTTTGCGAGTTCAAGCTCAGCAATGGCTTGGGTGCAGAGGAACAAGTATTTCCACATTCTTAATAAGGGAGTTGCTCGAGATGGGTGGAAATTTGTTTTGCTTGCACG CGTATTGATATCTTTGCGGATCAAGAAATATTCTTCAGAACATGCCATCCTCGATGATTCATCTCATGTTTGTAATTCCCCAAACAATCAGACAGCAAATGAAAATACAAGTGATTCATTCATAACTTATTCTTTGGAATCTGAGGATGTGAAAAGTGGACTCAGAAAAAGAGTTCCATTGTGCTCAACCAGTTAG